The DNA sequence CTTTTACGAGTAGTTTTTCAATGTAATCAGATACTGAAATCATAATATCATGATGTAAGCTATATGTGCATcgcgataaaaagaagaaaaaaaaaacagtttaattaatttaattttgagcgATTGAAGTTGAAGCAATTGAATTGTCACGTACTTCGCGTTCGAAATAATACGACGCAATAACTCACGGTCGTATCCGAAACATCCTGTGCTTCTCGAATAATCGACGAACGACCAATtcaatttctttgatattaattgtagtattatttttatagttataaaaatatattgcaatatatttctaaatatgtaatatattattgtaaaaaaaaaaaaaaataaataaataatatttatcattcatcCAATATCGGTAACTTTGTGAAAACGTTTTTCCATCACAGTCAATTATTGCGTCATTGCATacgtcaaaaaaaattatggcaTCTCgaacattatgatataaaaattatcatttaaagataataataatgttttttttttagtcattCTGAACAAATTCTAATGAAATTGCACttccataaataatttcttacatatatacCGCATATATCCGGATtacaactttaaatttaaaaatttctataataatatgagaCAAAACACAGATTTGTacaataaatctattaaaataagcaaattttaataatattatagaaaactatccaaaaatttcgatttcaacatctttaatttaagaatgaaaaatatttcgcggGAAGAAGTACGAtgcatttttcagaaaaaaattaacctCTATCCTACGATATATATGATtactttataacaaattataatttaaagttaaatgtatatacaggaCACGGAATATTTTATACCTTGTCGTGGCTTTTCTATCAcgtaaatgatttaatttgcgAGTCCGCGGTACTAAAATGTAAGCACTTATGAATACACTCGAACTTGTCGCGTTCGTTATGAAACTGATGACGGGAGCCTCGCGCCGCGCTTTTAATATACCGAATCGCCCGCTTCTCGAAGCTTCTGCGGATGACCAATCGCGGCGCGATTTCTCGAGTCTTCAAGATGTTTCCATCGGTGCGTACGTCGGATGTAGGAGAAATAAAGAGAGGTGCGCGTCGTACAACGAacgagatagaaagagagggacAGAGAGATACAAACGTAGGAAAATACTGGACCGAGTCGCACGCTATAGAATATCTACGGCTATAATTAACTGCGCAAATCACGTTCCATTTGtttcaatgaaatattgtagCGCATCgatggaataaaaaatgcttgattataaataatataaactataatatatataatgcaatcatTCGCGTACTTTCTCTAGAAATGGCAAGAAATTGCGCGACAGTTCGTTTGAATAAGATCAATCGCGTTTGCGCGATGACGGAAAGAATCTTTGAGAAAATACgcgatttatcaaattaaacttattttttgacacacacacacacacacacacacacatatatatactttatttttccgaTCTTCCATTTTGGCAATGCTCCGATTCGCCTTTCATGATAAACGTTAAACTAAAAATGTCTgtagataaagaaatataaaaatattactattattatcattatgtaACTTGTAAAAGATCAGTGCGGAGCACTCTATACTCTATATATTGTTAACAACATTCTTTTCCTTATCACGGCAAcgagaatattctttttagattactatgataaataatatattgttttagaacaattaaaaatctcttcatatagaaaaataaaaattttaaatggaatataaacacccaatttctttataagtagtaattgagagagagagaagatggaTTAACAACAAAGTAGTTTTAGTCAATCGCGAATGTTCGATCAGAATTGCGAAACTACTATAAtctatttgtgtgtatatatatatatatatatatatatatatatatatatatatatatatatatatatataaagatcttCATGAAATATTCCGATTCTAATTTAAGCAAACAGTTTCGCTGCAAATGCACGATAAAAATAGCTCTTACGATACACCaagtatataacaaaaaattataccaGCGCCatctaaacattttataaatccgACTTAGCTTACATATCTTATTTATCGTGTTCTGTTCAATCGACTGAAGATAAGAAGCTTTACTATCGATTACGGTTCAGTGTTACAAAGATTTAACGCATTACATGAAATATTGTCTGACAGAAGTTTAACAGCTGATTCAtacaatagtaatattaatttgttctcTTACATATTATTGTGAATACCATTTCGAGTATCCAAGCACAAATCACCGCTATTCCGTTTTATTGTCAGTATTGGTCGACTAAAACTGGTGGTTACTCGTCGTACATGGCAAGTTAGCCTTCGTGGCCTTCCTGTTTGATAAACTATCATGTAGAAATAATCCGGTTGTCGTCACACTGTTAGACGTTTTAACTATTAACTGTGCAGTACAAATGCAATCTTAGCGAATAATATAGTTACGTACATTATGTGATTATACTTGAATCGATACAGACGATACAGTTTCGAGCTCATGCTTTGTGATTGTAAACATTAATCCACATTCGTATCCAGATATCAGCAGTTCTTCCGTTATGAATGCTTAGTAAGTTTTcccctctttttcttcttatctaTCTAGATTTCATTGTCTTAGAGTGCTTCACTTGAGACTATCTCACCAATAAGCGCGTTGCATATAAGATATAAGTGGTGAAAAGAGAGCTTGGAAGATAAAAGACaataattgtcatttttttaatctaaataagctctattttaaatcaatatatgatagtttattatattttatcatgttatTAATAGATATCATGTAAACTGATTATATCtttgtaagttttataaatttatttttttattaatatcgtttatatatatatatatatatatatatatatatatatatatataaattagatataaattgacTTACCAGACATATTATCTATGGGCACCATGAATTTGCAAAGTTTCCACTTTTCACATTATTAatgggaaaagaaaaaataaacatgtttATGTGATCGATAAGTTTATTTGAATCATTATTCAATATGCAAGTAAACCtgaacacatatattttaatgtatttaatttattaaatttaattgtattaatttttcttttttttagtaataatggAGATACATcacatttatcaattaaattctttgcctatgttttctttaatcatatgtgattattattatatttgattacatACTATGTATTGATTAAActtcacaaaatttttaatctttgcaTAGTAACAGAGGTGCACCAGGTATATCAGGAAATGCTTTTGATTGCTGGGTTCAAAAGTCTAATATGCATGATGATTCTGCTATAACAAAGATGCAACATCAATTCTGGGTGACGAAACAGGTTTTATCTCGGAGATtgggaaaaaaagaggatGAATGTATAATTGCTTCAGATGCTGAACTGGATGCAAAGCTAGAATTGTTCCGCAGTATCCAAGAATCTTGTTCTTACTTACAAAGAGTTATTGACAGATACCAAGAAAGATTATGTAGTGCGTTTTAACacatattctaataaaagatattataattttttaatatatctgtattgtatatcttttttttaacaaatgtaagagtaaattaatttactcttACATTTAAGGGTAAATTTATAGTGttatgataatgaaataatttaaacattctaTATAGATTTAGCTCAAGAGGAAAATGCAATGGGACGTTTCTTAAAAGATGCTGGAAAACAAGATAAAACTCGTGCTGGCAAAATGATGTCAGCAGTTGGAAAATCCTTATCTTATTCAGGTCAACAAAGACTTGCATTGAGAGCTCCTTTGGGTCGATTGTATCAAGAAGTAGAAACATTTAGGCAAAGAGCTATTGAAGATACATTACAAAATGTGCAAGCAATGGAAAAAGCTCGTACAGAATATCGAGCTGCTCTGTCatggatgaaaaatatttctcaagatTTAGATCCAGATACATCTAAACAAgtagaaagatttaaaaaagttcAAGCACGTGTTAAACAGTAGGTTCCATTTTGAACATTcatgtaatacaaatataatcacatttatctaaattgcgcgcgcgtgcaggcgcacatacatacatacatacatatgtatatatatatgtatatatatatatatatatatatatatatatatatatatatatatatatatatatatatatatatatttatatattgtgttcgttcttataaatttaattatgcttaagcaaaattttatctgtCATAATTTAGgggcaaaataatttttgacaatctGGCCCTTGACTGTCTTCAGAAGGTTGACTTATTAGCAGCGGCAAGGTGCAATATGTTCAGCCATGCCTTAGTTTTATATCAAACCACACTCCtgaattttacaaagaaatctGCACAAGCATACTCGACAATAGCAAACAGCTTCAAAGGCTATCAACATTTTGATTTCACAGTTGTACGAGAATTGGCTGAAACTTCTAGTAAATTGGCACAAGAAACAGGAGGTGATGACGATCCAGAAAATAAGGATAAGTGAGttacaaaatgaaaataaacatCATGTCGTTATTTTCCTTATATCAACTTTTATAGATTACCATTTTTCGATATGGATTATCATGATGATGTTGAAGAGGCACAAGAAGCTACTACAAATTCAGAAAATACCTCAGGGAAAACTAAACAAAGTGAGAAGCTCTTGGATATAGAAAATGAGCCAAaggatatattaatacatttagaTGAGACTACAAATTCTTCGAGGAACGGAATTGTGCATAATACTAATGATacagaaaatgataaaggtCTTGAAGAGTTCTTTGGAAATTTAATCTTAGAAAAAGATATCTCCAATAATACCGGACAATCGGTTACAAAAACAGAGGAGAATAATCATTCcacatttaagaaaaattctgaAGAGCAGAAGTTAGCAATGGATATATTTGAAGAgtgtaatacaaattttaatttaactgatTTACCATTGTTATCATCAGAAGCTCAACAGCAgcaatcattaaatttattgacttCCGAAAGTGCAGCATTATTCGATGAAATTCTGAATGATAAGCAACAATGCACAAATAATGATTGGGAAGGCATATCAAATGATACTTTCCTACCgccaaatattttgaaacagaGTTTGGGAGATGCAGCACTAGGTATGGGACAGAAGAGTGTCACAACTAATAACGTGGACGACaaagtaagtatatataaatgtagtccaaaataataataatgtcccctttctctctctctctctctctctctctctcctgacGCCCTACACAATTAATATCACAATTCTTTTCATAGAAAAAGAACAAGACTGGAAAGCAAAAAGGTAACTCATGGTTGGACTTATTTGCAGAATTGGATCCATTGGCTAATCCAATGGAGAATCTTTCTGGTGATAGTAATGCTTCTGCTTAATtcataatgcattttaataataatattacccTGACATTCGAAttacttgatatttataacaataaggAAAACTATCaagttatcatttattatcaatgaaTATCATAACACAGTGAATGTAATGTTTTCACTTGGTATAAGTTTGTATCAGTATTACCAGTGTGTttgtaaacttttaaatttaacattccagatttttttttatatgtcaacTGTCAAGATCAAaactatttgaattatatgaattttgtcATATAAGCTAGAGATACAtaccaaaaatataaaatttaatgtttattgaatattatgctagtcatatatatatatatatatatatatatatatatatatatatatatatatatatatatttcaaatatatattacaaaatcttcaatataaataaatttattatggatTTCTTCATAGTGTTCTAATAGACATATCCATACAAAGGAATGAAAGTATACTACATAAGTATATGTACTTCTGtttatttcaaatctttttcatgattttatttattttcttaatttttttttcttattgcatATCAATCCATAACGTCTGAAGCCTCTGCTtgtaaactaatattttaaattaatagatattaaacaCATATCTTTCAATAACAaagaatttgtatatattttttcacgttattttttgtattaaattaaataaatactacaGACAGAGTTACAGGCATAGGCTCagaaatatcattttgttCAATATCATCTTGTTTATAACTTTCAAGTACTTATACATCAACCGAGGTAATCACAGTATTAATGTTAAAGTCGTaatgtatttcaaatataaaaaagacacTTGAAATCATCCGAAATCTAATCTTCATCGGAAATATGTTTCAAGTTCAAGGCTCGTAAAATTGCGCTAGGGCAGTCTTGACTCTGAAATGGAAATAATAAGGAGGTTTGTTAACATGTGTTTATAATAAGTGGCAATAATGGATGgagtaatatttatcattcataCTTGTCCAACAATTGAGTATCTTTCGTGTGACGTAGTTGTTGCAAGATACGATAAATTCCTAATTCTCTTAGACGTGCTTGCCGTTGTGCAGAACCGGGTTCGTCTCTCCAGACTAGGTTACATACACAAAAAATTGCTGCGACTTGTAGTTTCACATTGCTAtgcatctatataaaatatatacactgtacatatgagataattattaaattaataattaataattaatcgattattcatcaagttaaattaatagataaaatgcgaatattttttatcgatttagtACACATATTTGGCATCACCGAACTTACAGcgatcaaaatcaaaatttttttgttattccaccctattaataaaacaactgTCCATAAACATGAGCAACGCCAGCTTATTTATAGAATCCAGAAAGAAGTTCTATTGatggaaacaataaaatattaaagtattaataacaatatactaTACGAACCATGTAATCCATAAGTTTCTTAAGCACGTCGTCATTAGCCATAATGTGATCTCTAGCTCGGTCACCGTCAGCGACATTTGCTAAAATGCAAAGCGCTTGCTCCTTGACATCCGCTGGATGTTCTGGATCTTCCAGTACTAAGATAACCGCTTGCATGACGTGAGTGGCATGCTCGCCCATTATACGATCTATGTGAGCCTTAGTAGAAAGCAAGTTTCGTAATAGCCCCAACGTTTTCATCAATACGCTCAACTCTGGATCGGCCAGAAGGCGAAAGATTTGATCAGTGCCCAGGCACGAGAGTATTTGCGACTTTACACGTTGCTCCGCTTGAAAAGCCACATTCATTAAGGCCCAAATACCATTCAGTCGGAGTGCGGATTCGGGTCGTTTAGTGAGAGAACACAACAACTCTACTCCACCAGATTCGAGAATTGGTTCTTTGCTCGGACTAAACTCCAATAGTAAATTACATAAAGTACTCGAGGCAACAGTTAATAAATCACCTTCACCTTCGCCTCTACCTAtagtacaataattataacaatattaatagaagTTCATAAACGACGATTgaatactaataataacaGCTAATTATAAGCATTGATTTCTTtattcctcttcttcttttgaaaaaatgatcTTACAATGCAgatagagaaaagagaatagGGATGTATTCATTGTTTTCATCTAAacgcataaaaaaagatacgtcgccccattttaaatttacatatgtcaattttgttatatctcgaaatatttgCACTAGATTTCTTgcttttttgcaaaatgttaATATGATCAAtctcaacaaaaaaatttaaaaggtGACGAACTTTTTTTCGATacgtgtatttttattatactacaGTTCTCTTGGttcttatatagaataaagaaagataattcaCAATGTATATGAATAccttttttcaatgtttttctttttctttttgattaaattgttatttcgaaatttaagACTAAATCTACTATGCTGTATCTTACATGCAATATATGCATGCAAGATACATGTTCATTAATGTCTGCCAATATCTATTATAGTATAATCTGTAATATGCTTATTGTAAatgtattatcatattttacccTCCAACCCCTTGTCTGCTCCATGTAACAACTGCATAAGCGGCCTCCACACTGCATGATCCTGAAACGTAGTGCGAAGCTGTTGCACGCTCCTCGAAAGAGAGTGCAAACATCTAACCGCGGCTAAACGAACGCGGGATCCGCCGGGATCCTGAAGACCAGAGACAACTTGTTCCATAAGACTTTCTGTTTCAATAATACGCTTTCGAATGTCTTCATCGTTAGCACCGAGAGATGCGAATGCTCTAAACGCGGCTTGTCGCATATCTTGCGTTAATGTTGCATCCTGGACCTGGAACAAAAAAAtcgtatacatttttacatgaataccaaaaataaaaaaataatatatattaatatatatatatatatatatatatatatatatatatatatatatatatatatatataatcgtggATTACTTGTGGATGTGGTCTTAGCAGCTCTGCCAGTGTC is a window from the Cataglyphis hispanica isolate Lineage 1 chromosome 9, ULB_Chis1_1.0, whole genome shotgun sequence genome containing:
- the LOC126852095 gene encoding armadillo repeat-containing protein 8-like, translating into MVSVMQPYMDIESSRSYIDELYSPDPQKCLEAIICLKNSVIGSNRQKGSVIAQGVVPRLLQLLGDTSGTISDRVRLESAVTLGSLAKGTDQHVLALIDLGVVPLLLQVLLSAPTPEISMDGKTKILDQLNEACLRCLRTVFQHAAAPVHSIYQDPALVPRLLSLASRSVTCQVCVATILTTACKTTEEQNALSKGGAVETLAMQLDSPLSDIQLPALACLANMCYQNHMVSVMVASASTNTVHGRLVPVALGQLMGREKSSLIQLEAARCIAYMHRAGALPSTDPRVVYRALPCLVRLCHRDRPPRERVAAAETLAYLTEVDTDLQRLASISNHLIPTLAELLRPHPQVQDATLTQDMRQAAFRAFASLGANDEDIRKRIIETESLMEQVVSGLQDPGGSRVRLAAVRCLHSLSRSVQQLRTTFQDHAVWRPLMQLLHGADKGLEGRGEGEGDLLTVASSTLCNLLLEFSPSKEPILESGGVELLCSLTKRPESALRLNGIWALMNVAFQAEQRVKSQILSCLGTDQIFRLLADPELSVLMKTLGLLRNLLSTKAHIDRIMGEHATHVMQAVILVLEDPEHPADVKEQALCILANVADGDRARDHIMANDDVLKKLMDYMMHSNVKLQVAAIFCVCNLVWRDEPGSAQRQARLRELGIYRILQQLRHTKDTQLLDKVKTALAQFYEP
- the LOC126852099 gene encoding islet cell autoantigen 1 isoform X1 — encoded protein: MNAYNRGAPGISGNAFDCWVQKSNMHDDSAITKMQHQFWVTKQVLSRRLGKKEDECIIASDAELDAKLELFRSIQESCSYLQRVIDRYQERLCNLAQEENAMGRFLKDAGKQDKTRAGKMMSAVGKSLSYSGQQRLALRAPLGRLYQEVETFRQRAIEDTLQNVQAMEKARTEYRAALSWMKNISQDLDPDTSKQVERFKKVQARVKQGKIIFDNLALDCLQKVDLLAAARCNMFSHALVLYQTTLLNFTKKSAQAYSTIANSFKGYQHFDFTVVRELAETSSKLAQETGGDDDPENKDKLPFFDMDYHDDVEEAQEATTNSENTSGKTKQSEKLLDIENEPKDILIHLDETTNSSRNGIVHNTNDTENDKGLEEFFGNLILEKDISNNTGQSVTKTEENNHSTFKKNSEEQKLAMDIFEECNTNFNLTDLPLLSSEAQQQQSLNLLTSESAALFDEILNDKQQCTNNDWEGISNDTFLPPNILKQSLGDAALGMGQKSVTTNNVDDKKKNKTGKQKGNSWLDLFAELDPLANPMENLSGDSNASA
- the LOC126852099 gene encoding islet cell autoantigen 1-like protein isoform X2 — translated: MHDDSAITKMQHQFWVTKQVLSRRLGKKEDECIIASDAELDAKLELFRSIQESCSYLQRVIDRYQERLCNLAQEENAMGRFLKDAGKQDKTRAGKMMSAVGKSLSYSGQQRLALRAPLGRLYQEVETFRQRAIEDTLQNVQAMEKARTEYRAALSWMKNISQDLDPDTSKQVERFKKVQARVKQGKIIFDNLALDCLQKVDLLAAARCNMFSHALVLYQTTLLNFTKKSAQAYSTIANSFKGYQHFDFTVVRELAETSSKLAQETGGDDDPENKDKLPFFDMDYHDDVEEAQEATTNSENTSGKTKQSEKLLDIENEPKDILIHLDETTNSSRNGIVHNTNDTENDKGLEEFFGNLILEKDISNNTGQSVTKTEENNHSTFKKNSEEQKLAMDIFEECNTNFNLTDLPLLSSEAQQQQSLNLLTSESAALFDEILNDKQQCTNNDWEGISNDTFLPPNILKQSLGDAALGMGQKSVTTNNVDDKKKNKTGKQKGNSWLDLFAELDPLANPMENLSGDSNASA